From the Manis javanica isolate MJ-LG chromosome 13, MJ_LKY, whole genome shotgun sequence genome, one window contains:
- the MISP gene encoding mitotic interactor and substrate of PLK1 — protein sequence MDRVTRYPIFGIPHSPRVAADGDTSYTFQLVDVGPTGSGWGLDKPGPGAADCEAQPDVVKKGAPGRLPSALGRLTPRPHCTEVSKHEGAKACHLDAGDVQPRRPWDLEQERQAVIQGQAVRKSATVATLYDRGEPSTPGRPQPSPLEENMVDGEQICFLAARQQFLSLEQASVQAPCGAGQTPKAVNRPPLANGCIIPAKPRGTEMVIVEKKGQAVDDPGSRPGAGSPELPKETPIEREIRRAREREAELREQRGLRRAAGHEELVEVHSRPLLTKVSLLETPRRERGRPYLYVQRDMAREMQREEGHRRKGLRPGQPSTPDEVFGAPQPGLRRALSSDSILDLAPGASAADPAPEVRKVNRIPPETYQPYLNPRTPQPGSPAFRAYGKPSGLSADEAKVVGSPEAVWSQRHISKSSRRPSDTTQEHWKPPQGPLQANRGAVRREYFRLRPLRFRVPDVSQQAEAPRVWAWEVAGAPSLRLQRSQSSELLEREVESVLRREQELAEERRNALFPEVFSPPPAEGCDPDSGSSSAASGITGSYSVSESHFFSPIQLHSGLVWTAEAPAEAAPGQRKKELGYARVSTSDHINLEVLEATRVTRHKNAMAERWEAGIYTSKDED from the exons ATGGACCGAGTGACCAGATACCCCATCTTCGGCATCCCCCACTCGCCCCGCGTGGCCGCCGATGGTGACACCAGCTACACATTCCAGCTGGTGGACGTGGGGCCCACAGGCAGCGGCTGGGGCCTGGATAAGCCGGGACCAGGTGCCGCCGACTGCGAGGCCCAGCCGGATGTGGTGAAGAAGGGAGCGCCCGGACGCCTGCCCTCTGCTCTTGGCCGGCTGACCCCACGGCCACACTGCACAGAGGTCAGCAAGCATGAGGGGGCAAAAGCCTGCCACCTGGACGCTGGGGATGTGCAGCCCAGGCGGCCATGGGACCTGGAGCAGGAGCGCCAGGCAGTCATCCAGGGCCAGGCGGTCAGGAAGAGTGCCACAGTGGCCACACTCTATGACCGTGGGGAGCCCAGCACCCCCGGCCGACCTCAGCCCTCGCCCCTAGAGGAGAACATGGTCGACGGCGAGCAGATCTGCTTCCTGGCAGCCAGGCAGCAGTTCCTGAGCCTGGAGCAGGCGAGTGTGCAGGCCCCATGTGGGGCCGGGCAGACCCCCAAGGCCGTGAACAGGCCGCCCCTGGCCAACGGGTGTATCATCCCAGCTAAGCCCCGGGGAACGGAGATGGTCATCGTAGAGAAGAAGGGCCAGGCCGTGGACGACCCTGGTTCCCGGCCCGGAGCGGGGTCCCCAGAGCTCCCCAAGGAGACACCCATCGAGCGGGAGATCCGGCGGGCCCGGGAGCGCGAGGCAGAACTCCGAGAGCAGAGGGGCCTACGGCGGGCGGCCGGCCACGAGGAGCTGGTGGAGGTCCACAGCAGGCCGCTGCTGACCAAGGTGAGCCTGCTCGAGACCCCGCGGCGGGAGAGGGGCCGTCCGTACCTCTACGTGCAGCGGGACATGGCGCGGGAGATGCAGCGCGAGGAGGGCCACCGGCGGAAGGGCCTGCGGCCAGGCCAGCCGTCCACGCCGGACGAGGTCTTCGGGGCTCCTCAGCCTGGGCTCCGGAGAGCCCTCAGCTCAGACTCCATCCTCGATCTGGCCCCGGGTGCCAGTGCGGCCGACCCTGCCCCAGAGGTGAGGAAGGTGAACCGCATCCCGCCAGAGACCTACCAGCCGTACCTGAACCCCAGGACCCCCCAGCCGGGATCCCCAGCTTTCCGTGCATACGGCAAGCCCAGTGGCCTTTCTGCAGATGAGGCCAAGGTCGTGGGCTCTCCAGAGGCCGTGTGGTCTCAGAGGCACATCTCCAAATCCTCCAGAAGaccctcggacacaacacaggagcactggaAGCCCCCCCAGGGACCCCTGCAGGCCAACAGGGGTGCCGTGCGTAGGGAGTACTTCCGCCTTCGTCCCCTGCGGTTCCGGGTCCCAGACGTGTCGCAGCAGGCTGAGGCCCCCCGTGTCTGGGCCTGGGAGGTGGCTGGGGCCCCGTCGTTGAGGCTGCAGAGGTCCCAGTCGTCCGAGCTGCTGGAGAGGGAGGTGGAGAGCGTGCTGCGGCGGGAGCAGGAGCTGGCGGAGGAGCGGCGGAACGCGCTCTTCCCCGAGGTCTTCTCCCCACCTCCGGCTGAGGGCTGCGACCCAGACTCCGGAAGTTCATCTGCAGCGTCAG GCATCACGGGCAGCTACTCGGTGTCTGAGTCACACTTCTTCAGTCCCATCCAACTGCACTCAGGCCTGGTGTGGACCGCGGAGGCCCCAGCAGAGGCTGCTCCGGGGCAGAGAAAGAAGGAGCTGGGG TATGCAAGGGTCAGCACCTCAGACCACATCAACCTGGAG GTCCTGGAAGCCACGCGGGTGACCCGGCACAAGAATGCCATGGCAGAACGCTGGGAAGCTGGCATCTACACCAGCAAAGACGAGGACTGA